ACGGAGCGCCGCGTTGACCTCCTCGGCAACGATGCTCCGCTGGTTCGGCCACACCGACGTCGTCGGGCGGGGGATCAGGTTCTCCGTCGAGTACTGGAGCGCCTCGAAGTACGGCCCGTACGTGTCGCTCTGCTCGACGTAGCTGTACAGCTCGGGCTTCGGCGGCATGAAGTTCGCCGTATCGAACTGGTACTTGAGGACTGAGTCCTCCCACCACGCCTTGATAACTTCCTTCGCGGACGCCATGTTGTCGGTGTAGGGGTTCATCGACATGATCCAGCCGCCCTGGGCGTGCCAAGACCCGTTCGGCCCTCGCGGCAGCGGCATCACGCCGAGTTCCATGTCCGTCCCCTCGAAGGCGGTCACGGCCCCGCCGATGGAGTACGTCCAGTTGCGCTGGGTGACTGCGCTCCCGTCCTCGAAGAGGCTCTTCGTGTCCGGTTCGCTCCAGCCGGCCACCTCCACGGGCGAGACGCCCTCGATATCCATCGGCGCGCTGCCCGTGCCGTGAATGATGTCGACTGCGGCCTCGATCCCGTCGATGGACTTCTCGGAGTCGAGGGTGACGGGACGGTCGCCGATCGGACCGAAGAGGTTGTCCCGCCCGCCGAAGAAGGCGCCACCCATGCTCGTGAGGAACTCGTTGAACGTACAACACGCCAGCCCGGCGTAGTTGTTCCCCTGCCAGAGGTGCCCGTAGTCGACGTCGGCTCCGTCCACGGCCTCGGAGACGATCTGGGAGAACGTCCCCCACGTCGGCGGGTCCCCGCGCCACGTGTCGAAGTCCGAGTCGCCGTAGCCCGCCTCCCGAAGCAGGTCCTTCCGGTACGTGATGGTCGGGAAGTCGGGGAAGACCGGAACCGAGTACAGGTCGCCGGTCTCGGGGTGGGTCCCCGTGTTGATCATCGACTGGACGCCCTCCTCTCTGACCCGGGAGATGAACTCGTCGTCCATCTCCTCTTCGAGGTTGACCAGGTCGCCGCGGACGATGAACGGGATCGTCCACCCGTTGTCGGTCAACACCAGGTCCGGATCGGACTCCTCCGCGTTGATCGCGGTCCGGAGCTGCTGCTGTTTGCTGCCGGTGTCCTGGGGCGGCCGAGTCATCTCGATCGTGATCGAGTCGGGCACGCCCGCTTCGTGCAGGACCTCGGGGAACCCGGCGTCCACGAACTGCGGCCCCGAGAAGACGGTGACCGTGCCGCCGATATCGTCGCCGCTCGTTCCCATCGGCGTCGCGGTGCCGTCGCCGCCGTCGCCACCGTCGCCACCGCCGCCACCGCTACAGCCGGCGAGCCCGGCGGCCCCCGTCGCACCGATCGCCTTCACCATCCGGCGCCGCGAGATGCTGGTTCCTCGGCTCTCCGTTTCGGTTGAGTCACTATCGACCATGCACTTCCCACGTATTCCCTATACTATTTAAATTCTTGGACAGCGTTCTGACACGGTACGTGCCGGTTGGCTACACGAGCGGTCGGGACCGACGGGAGTGGGCCGGGGCGGCCCGTCCCGCGGGGCCCGTTCACTGGTCGGTTCGGGTGGTCGCCCACATCGTCTGCGTCACTTGATGTCCGTGATCGTCATCTGGATCGCCCGGATGTCCTCCAACACGGCGCCGTACCCGCCGATGGTATACTCCTCGTCGCCGGATCGGACCCGGAGCGCGGCCTGGATGAACTGCTGTGCGAACGTCACGTCGCGGTCCTCGTAGATGTCCGTGTAGATCACGTCGACGACCTCGCCCTCGATCTCGACGGCCTCTCTGCTCTCGGTATCGACCCCCTCAACGCGGACGGTGACGGTCTCGTCGTCGGTTCGGACCGACTCGATCTCCCGGATGAGCTCGCGGATGCTCACGAAGGTCGTCGGCGTCCCCATCGAGGCCGAATACAGCGTGTCCCAGGGCTCCCACAGCTGGATCTGGTAGTACCAGTGGAGGATCGAGCCGAGCGTGTTGTCGTCGACGACGAGTCCGTACTGCCCGTCCCACTCGTTGTCGACGGCGAGCGCGGCGAACGAGCCGTCGACCAGCGCGATGAAGTGGGCGGCCGCCTCGCACTGGCGAACCTCGAACGCCACGTCGGGAAAGAGGTGCGGCAGGTCCGTGTCCGCGCCGGTCTCCCCCGTCTGTACCGCGATCCGGATCACGACATCACGGTCGATCGCGTCCCGGAGCGGGTCCGCCAGTTCGAGGAGTTCGTCGGGGGTCACGCAGAGATGCACCGTGTGTTCCGCCGCATCGATCCGCGCGGTCGCTTCCCTGACCGTCGCCGCGTGGGTCTGGAAGACGCTGATGTCGGTCTGCTCGAAGCGCGGCCGCTCCCAGACCGCTTCGAGGCGGTCGGCGCCGTCTTCCAGCTCCGTCGCGCGGTCGCGGAGCTCTTCGGCCGCCGCCGAGACGTTGGCGATGCGGCCCCGGAGCGACTCCCGCTCGTAGGTCTCGACGTACCCCTCGTCTTCCAGGTCTCTGAGCACGTCGTAGAGCCGTGACCGCGGCACGGAACAGACACTCGCGAGCTCCGCGACCGATGCATCACGCAACTGGAGCAATCCGAGGTACGCCTCCGCCTCGTACCCGGAGAACCCTGCGTCGGCGAGCACCCCCTCCAGTTCGTCGAGGTCGTCCATAGCCTAACAGCGGGGTCGACCCTCAAAAACTTCTCTGCCGATCCCGTCGCCCGAGTGATCCGTCGGGCGGGCCGTTCGAATATGGCGAACGCTTTTGACGGATCCGTCCGTGGACCAGGTATGGATACGGACCGCGTCAGCGCGACCGCTACCTCCCTGGAGATACTCGAGTCCCTCCGGCGGCAGGGTAGCGCGGGCGTCACGGCGATAGCGGAGGACATCGGTGGGTCGAAAGCGAACGTCCACAAACACCTCGCGACCCTCGAAGACGCGCGTTTCGTCCGATCGACGGACGGGCAGTACGAACTCGGACACCGGTTTCTCGGGTTCGCCGTCGCGGGGAAACAGCGGGAACCGGTCTACATCGAGGGGCTCAACAACCTGGCAAAGCTCGCGGACGTGACCGGCGCGACGGCGATACTCGTCGTCCGGGAGGGGCTCGAAGCGGTCTATCTCCACACGGTCACTCCGGTCGGTCGGGTCGGGACGGATCCGCTCGAAGGCCGTCGGGGGCCGCTCACCGAGATCCCCGGCGGACTCGCTATCCTCTCGTGTTACTCCCCGGAGCAGCGCCGATCGCTCGTCGAGGAGGCCGTCGGCGAGACGGACCGCGTCGAGCCGATCCTCGACAGACTCCGGACCGCAGCACAGGAGTCGGTCCTCGTCGAACGGGCCGAGCCCGCCGGTAGACCGGAGGAGATCGTCGCACCAGTCACCGGACCTGACGGCGATCCCGCCGGCGCCGTCGGCCTCGAACAACCGACGACCAGCGACGAGAGCGAGCGTGTCGAGGCGGATCTCCGGAAACTCGTCCGGAACACCGCCGGGACAATATCCAACCGATTGTCGCTGACGCAGTGACCCCCATCCGTTCGCTGACTTCGAACGAAGCTGCGCACCTCCCGGGTCGGGTGAGTTATTGCTGATGTTTGCAGCGGATCGCGGCGACGATTCCGGCTCGGCGCCGTTCTTGACACCGATCCAATTCTGTTGCGATCCACTTCACAACAGACTCGCGTCCTCGGTAGTACCACCGCGTGTAGATTACACTGGTAATATTGTAATCGGTTCGGGGTCCGACCGGCAAGTCGCACGGTTGTACATCCGGGTCTCCCCCGGTCGGATCGACGCCGATGCGAGTCCCGGAGGCTCCGATCGCGGTTCTGTTGAAGACGGATCCGACGACAAATTATAAAATACGAATATATCTACTATATCTATCACTATATCTATCCTGTACCGTCGTCGGCCGAGATCTGACGCCGGTCCGGAGCGATGCCACCGCTCGGTCGATCGATACCGTACCGAGACGGGTGGTACCGTGCGGATGCCCTCCGGACCGGAACGTGACGGCCGGCGGCGACTCCCTCAGTATCGAACGCATCGACGGTCGACCCCGCCACGGCGTTCACGCCACGGATCCCGCGAGATTCCGGGCCACACCGGCGACACAGCTCCGAAACGCGTCCGGCCGCTCGCCGATACACGAGCTCGGTCGCAGCGCGATACGCCGCCGACGTGTGGCGAGGGATCACCGTCGGGACGGGATATCGACCGCTTCGACCACCTGCCGAGTATGCGCGCGGCGATTCGCAAATGTCCGCCCGCGCAATCGATGGGACCTGACCCCGTCGACTCGTTCGATCGCGGATGCCCCGGCGCCCTCTGACATCGGCAGGGAGTTTCAGCGCGGAGTGGTCGGCAATTCGCCGGGAATCACGGCATGTGCCGTGGACGGTGTATCCCACGGGCGGTCGCCGCATTCCCCGGGACTCCGCCCGCACTCACACTCCCGGACCGGCGCGTGACTGTGGACTCCGTCCTGCGGAGCGGCCGCACCCGCGAGGCTCGGGGGATCGTCGTCGGTGCGAACCCCGACTCCTCACCGATCTATCTCGGCCGATATTTGTATTTGGAATATGGTACGAATCCGGATTAATAACGAAGTAAATACTTCATTAGCTGAGTCAGCAGCCGCTCGCGGTCACTCGCGAGGGGTGGCTTGACATCCTCCTCCGCGTAAACGCGGAGGAATCCCGAGCGGTGGGAGTTTCAGGTGTGCAGTCCAATCATCGGACTACCAGTCCTTTCGGGTACGGGTAGTCCCACAGCATCGGACTGGTGGACTGCTGGCGGTGCCAAACCGCCGTTACCCCTATCTTCGACCACTGTTTGGCGTCCCGATGTTGTTTTGGCCACAGGGACACCAGCAGGCGTCAGCAGAGTTGGGGGTATCGTGATGCTCGCTTTGAGCAGTCGGCACAGACACACTCCTCTGGAATGTGCGTTCACCGACTGGTCTTTCGGATACTGCCTCGTTACGCGGGCGGACGGACCGCCTCCGTAGGACGGTTCGGAATCCGCTCCGTTCCGACCGATTCCTACTCCTCGGTACAGCGGCCTGTCACTTAAACATCAGCGTGGGAAACTCGGGGCAGCGTTTGAACGAGGGTTCGTTACCACAACTGACGGCGCGTATCCACGGCCTGAAGGCCATGGTATTGCGCCTGTTCAGTCTATAACCCGGTCGGCGAGTCGCGATGTCGGCGGGGGTCAGGAGAACCGATTCGGGTCAGAGCGAAAGGACACCGGTCGACCGCATCCCGGCCCGAGCGCCCGTGTCGGGCGTCACTCGAAGTCAGTTCGCGTTTCGGTCGCGGAAGAACTCCTCTTTCGCGAACGGTTCGTCCTCGCCCTGGACGTCGAGCACGTCCAGCGCCGTCACCTCGGCGTCGACGCCGAGCAGGCCCGCGAGGCTCGGCTCCGTGCGGCCCTCGTCGCTGGAGACGAGTTCCTTCACGTAGAGGCCGCCCTCGCCGTGGAGTTCGACGGTCGCGTGGCGGTCGTCCTCCAGTTCGCCCTCGATGTCGTACACGTCGCGGGTCCGCTCGATGTCCGCGCGGCGGTGGTCGACCCGCTGGGGCGTCCGCTGCTCGACCGTCACACCGTCGAGTTCGTCGAGCGCGGCCTCGAAATCGGTGGGGTCGACGGCCTCGCCGAACTCGATCTCCATGCGGTAGGTCTTGCTGGCGTCGAGCTCCTTGACGCGCTCGACCATCTCGTGGGTGGCCTGCCGGAGGTCCGTCACCTCGACCTTGCCGTCGGCGAACTCGTTGATCTCGGGCTGGAGGGTCGCGGCGTCGACGGTCCGCTCGCGGGGCTCGTCGATCTCGATGACGAACGGGCGGCCGCCTTCGAGCATCAGGGCGTCCACGTCCTCGCGGCCGGCGCCGTGGAAGGTCGCCGACTCGCCGTCCATGGCCTCCAGCACGACGGGGGCGGTGAGCTGTTCGACGCTCTCGTCGTAGCGGTACCCCGAGCCGTCGCAGCCCTCGCAGATCTCGCCGCGGATCAGGCCGGTGCCGTTGCAGTCGTTGCAGGGCCACTTCGTCTGGGGGATGTCCCGTTCGAGCTTGCGGTAGCGGCCGTAGACGAACGCGGAGTTGACCTGCGCGTCGACGGTGTCGTCGCCCAGGTTCAGCGTGATCTGCACGTCCGGGCGGCCGAACTCCACCTCGGCGCCCGTCTCGCGGCCGAACCGCTTGCCCACTTCCCTGTTGAGTTCGGCCTTCAGCGCCTCGCCGGTGTCGTCGGCGAGGCCCAGGTCCTCCCGGAGGAGCGCGTCGTTCTCCTCGAACAGCGGCGGGACGCGCGTCCCGACCTGGAAGGTCTCGAAGTCGTAGTCGTCGACGGCGTAGGCGGCGCGCTCGGCCCACTCCTGCACCCGCTCCTCGGTGGACTCGCCCTCGCAGACCCAGCAGGACTCGTCGGGTTCGAGGTCGGCGACGGGGCGGTCGTCGGCGAGTGCGACGGCGACGCGGAGGCTCCGGCCCCGCTCGCGGTTGGTGAGGCCGAAGCTCCGCTCGGCGAACAGGCGGCCGAGACAGGGGTCACAGAGCGGCCCCGTCTCGACGGCCCGCCGCGCCAGGTCGAGCACGTCGTCGGTCGGGCGCGCGTCGTCGGTCATGGGAGAGGGTGGGCGACCGGGCCGTAATTCCCTTTCGACATCCGCGGACGCGCTCGTCTCCCGGCGATACCGTCCGTTCGGGACCCGGCGCCGCTCAGGCGTCGGGGTCGGTCGGCGAGTACTCGCTGCAGTCCCGGCCATCGACCGTCGAGTCGGTGCAGTCGAACCCCGAGGGATCGACGTACACGTCGCCGCCGACGGTCGCGCCGTCGAGCTTGACCCCCTCGTCGGCGGTTACCGACCCGTCGACGCTGCTGTCGAGGACCTTCACCGATTTCTCGTCGCTCTCGGCGTCGCCGCCGACCGACCCGCCGTCGATGACCTCGACGGTCTTCTCTGCCCGCACAGCGCCGCCGACCGTCGCGCCGTCGACCTTCGCGGTCTCGGTCCGTGCCCGCACCGAGCCGCCGACGGTCCCGTCCTGGACGTTGGCGTCCTTCTCGACGGTCACGTCGCCGTAGACCCGCGAGTCGTCGAGGTCGAGGAGCTTCGCGTGGCTGACCGCGTCGCCGACGACCGCGCCGCCGTTCTGGAGCTCGATCACCTTGTCGGTCTCCACGTCGCAGGCGACGACGATCCCGTCGACTTTCGCGTCGTCGGTCCCGCCGCTGGTCTCGGTGTCGACCCAGTCGCAGCCCTCGTCCGGCGGCGGCACCGTCGCGTCGGCGTCGACGGTGAACTCCCGGAGGACGTAGCTGGTGTCGTGGTCGCCGAACCAGACGACCTCGACCGTCTCGTCGGTCGCGTACACGCGCCGGCTGTCGGCCGCGGCGAAGTCCGCGCCGGCCAGCGCCTCGTCGTTCGCGACCCCGCGGAGGCGAACGTCGTCGCCGTCGAGTGCCTCGCCGTGGTCGTGGACGAGTGCGTGTTCGCCCCGGAGGTCGCCGGTCGACTCCAGCGACAGCCGCACCTCCGGCGCGGGCTCGCGTTCCTCGGTCAGCCCGAGGACGACCCCGCCCGCGACGACCGCCAGCACCACCACGATCGCGACGAGCAGCGCGCCCCCGATCACCGGGGAGAGTCCCCTGTCCCGTCGGTCGAGCCGCGACACTGTGTCGGAACCCAGGAGCGGACCGACTTGACCGTTTCCGGTGGTTTCAATTCGTGAAACCGCTTCCCCGACGAGACCGGCTGTCGGGATTACACGTCTCGAAGGCCGAGACTGTACTCCAGGGCGCGATCGACCTCGTCGAGACGCTCGTCCGGTATCGATCCGATCACCTCGGTGACCCGTTCCTCGATCGATACCGTCCGGATCTGGCTACATAGAGCGACCGAATCCTCGCGGAGGGCACACTCCTCGGCGGGCACGAGCACCTCGAAGGGGTACAGCTGGTCGCCGAACGAGGTGGTGAACGGGACGACGACCGTGGTCGGGGCGTTCTCGTTGCCGACGTCGTTCTGGACGACGAGACAGGGGCGGGTGCCCCGCTGTTCCGACCCGCGCGTCGGGTCGAGGTCGACGACGACGATGTCGCCGCGACGGACGTGTGTCCCCGCCATCTACCAATCCGGCGCGTCTCCGAGGTACTCGTCGGCTTCACTGGACGTGTGTTCCATCTTCTCGGCGATCTCGCGGGCGCGCTCGGCGGTGGCACGATAGCCCGCTGCGAGTTCCTCGCGCGTGACGGGCTTCTCGATGACGACCTTCCCCTCGTCCTCCCGGACGACGACCTCGTCACCGCCCTCGATACCCAGCCGCTCCCGGATCCCCTTCGGGAGCGTCACCTGCCCGCGCTCGCCGACCGTTCGCTCTTCCTCGTTCGACATACGCGATCATATCATATTCGTACTTTTGGCTGTTTCGTTCGCCGCGCTCTCGTGGGCCGTGACCGGCGACGACCTCCCGTCGCGGCCGGTCTGTCGGTGTGGCCCCGTTCGCCGCCGATGAGCCCGGTTTACTGACCGGTGCTACGCCGGGGTCGCACCGGGCTCGTCGGTCACCGGCGTCTCACCGGGGGCGTCCGTCGGCGTCGGTTCCGGCGTCTCGACGGGCGCGGCCGTCTCGATGGACAGCCGCTCCGCCTCGATCGACTCGATGGTCGCGCTCTCGACCGTGACGTTCTCGACGACCCGGACGGTGACGTTCTCCGCGTCGGCGGGCGTCTCCGGCGTGGCCTCGGTCGGCGTCGCGGTCGCCGTCGGGGTCTCGGTCGCGGCCTCGGCCGGGGTCCCGGCCGCCGTCTCCGTCGGCGTGTCCGTGGCGGGCGCCTCGGTGGTGGCGAGCGTCTCCACGTCCATCTCCTCGACGTCGAGGTCGTCGACGGAGACGTTCTCCACCACGAGGTGCGTCTCGGCCGTCTCCTCGTCCGCCGTCGGCGTCGCCGTCTCGTCGCCCTCGGCCGGGGTCTCGTCGTCGGTCGGCGTGTCCGTGGCGGACGCCGGGGCGCCGTCGGTCGGCGTCGGGGTCGCGTCGCCCGCGTCGGCGGGCGTCGCGGTCTCGTTGGCGTCGTCGTCATCGCCGCCGAATAACCCTCTGATGAAGTCGAGGATACCACCGATCACGCCGCCGCCCGCGCGGTCCTCGACATCCAGTTGCTCGATGGTCACGCTGTCGACGCTCATCTGTTCGATCGTCGCGTTGGACACCGGCCCGACCTCGGGGTCGGTCGCGCCGGCGTCAGCGGCGTCCCCGACCCCGACCGAGAGACCGTCGGCCGACGCGTTCTCCAGCGCGAGTTCCTCGAAGGACACGTTACGCAGCACGACGACGTCGTTCTCGACGCCCAGCGTCTGATTGAGGTCGTCGATACCCGTCTGGTTCTCCACCGTGAGCCGGTCGATCCGGAGTTCCCGGATCGTGACGTTCTCGACCGTGGCGTTGTCGAGCGTGAGTTCGTCGACCTGTGCGTTCGCGACCGTGACCGACTGCGCTGTCCCGTCTGCCGGCTGTGTCGTCTCGCCGGCGACGCCGGCGTTTCCGGCGAGGACCGGCGCCGACAGCGCCGATACGGCGATAGCAGTCGCTACCAGTGCGGCTGTGACTTTCCGTCTCATTACGCTCGGATCTGGCGGCGGAGCGCCGATAAAGGCCGAGAGCCGTTTTCGCGACAAACGCGAGCGTACTCGCTCGCCCGCACCGCTAGGGCGGCCCTGTCGACCGATCGGTCCGGGGTACTCGACGCGGGATGGACCGTCCCGTCGCTAACGCCACCTTTCGACCGGGAGCGAACCCGGCCCGGCCGCCGGTAGTCCGGTCGTCCGTTCGCGCCGGGCCGCTGAAAGGCGATCTTACGGCGCGAGTGTGCGGTGTTGCGGTGACGGCGAGACCGGCTGGTCCCCTGTCACGCGACGCGACCCTGTGGGTCGTCTCGACGACGCCGCGACCGGTCGAGATCCGAACGCCTTTACTCGCGAGGCACGCCCCTGCCGCCATGGATCCGCGGGCGACGCTGCTCGCACTGCTGGTCGGGCTCGTGCAGGGCGTCCTGGAGTGGCTGCCGGTCTCCAGCGAGGGCGGCGTCGCGCTCGTCGTCGCGCTGCTGACGGGCGAGTCCGCGTTCGACGCGACGCAGTTCGCCCTCTTTCTACACGCGGGGACGGCCGTCGCCGCGCTGGCCTTCTACCCCGAGGAAGCGGCCGGCGTCCTCGAATCCGTGCCGGCGTGGCGCCCCCGCGACGCCTTCGGGGCCGACCGCGCGGACCTGACGTTCTACGGGGTCGCGACGCTCGTCTCGGGGGTCGTCGGGCTCTCGATCTACGCCGCGCTCTCGGAGGCCGCCACGGAGCTGGCGGGCGGCGCGTTCGTCGCCGCCGTCGGCGTCCTGCTCGTCGGCACAGGTCTCATCCAGCGGGCCGCCGACCGCTGGGGGCTGGGCGAGCGCGAGACGCCCGGCGCCGCCGACGCCGTGCTCGTGGGCGTCTGCCAGGGCCTCGCCCTGCTCCCCGGCGTCTCCCGGTCGGGAACCACCGTCAGCGCGCTGCTCCTGCGGGGCCACGAGGGCGAGCGCGCGCTGCAACTGTCCTTCCTCCTCTCGATCCCCGCCTCGCTCGGCGCGGGCCTGCTGGTCGTCCTCGACGAAGGGGTGCCGACGATCCCGGTCCCGCAGGCAGTGCTGGCGCTCGCGGTCAGCGCCGTCGTCGGCTACCTGACCGTCGGTGCGCTGGTGGCGCTGGTCCGCCGCGTCGCCTTCTGGGGCGTCTGCGTCGGCTTCGGCGCGCTGGCGGTCGCCGGCGGCGGACTGCTCGTGCTCGCCGAACACGGCTGGCTCGCCGGCGTCCAGGACTGGCTGCTTGCCGCCGTGTGACTAATTGCCGTGGTGTACGTGGTTACCGCGACCCCGGTACCGCAGCGGGGGCGTGGGGAGGGCCGAAGCGAGGTCTCGGGAGTCGTTCAGTTCGCTCGCGTCACTTCGCCGCCGGGCGGCCGCGCTCGGCGCTCAGCCGCTCGTGGGCGCGCCGCGCCACCGGAACGGTGACGACGCGCCGGAAGCGGACGGCCGCCGCGACGGCCGCGACGCCGACGGCGACCGCGGGCTGGGCGACGACCGCCACCATGGCGACCGCCACCGCCATCGCGACCGCGCTGACTGCGACGACCCGGGCGACCGATTGGGACGCGACGGAAGCCGATACCGCGGCCGAACCGTGGACAGGTTGGCTCATATCTGATCGAAGGGCCGGGTTCACCATAAGCATAATCTGAAATACATTTCTGTAGGGCGAGATACTGAAACGCAGTCCGGTAAGCAGTCTGTCACGACGCGGCCGACGGGGTCACCGAGGGACGAACGGTGGAGCGGGATACCGGCGTGTCCGTGGCCGCCCCGGGATATTTGTGCCGCGGGGTCCCGAGTATCGAGATATGGCCGACGGCGGAGACTCCGGGGCGGAGAGCGAGCCAGGCGGTGACGATGCGGAGAGCGAGCCGGGCGGTGACGAGCCCGAGGGCGGGATCGTCGAGCGAGTGTCCGCGGAGGGCGCCTTCGAGTTGCTGGGCAACGAGACGCGTCTGGCCACCGTGCGGGCGCTGTTCGAGGCCGACGACCCGCTGTCGTTCTCGGCGTTGCGCGACGCGGTCGGGGTCCGCGACAGCGGGCAGTTCAACTACCACCTCGACAAGCTCCGCGGGTCGTTCGTCCGGGAGACCGACGGGGGGTACGCGCTGACCGCGGCGGGAGCCTACGTCGTCGGGTCGGTGCTCGCGGGCCAGTACACGAAGACCGTCACGGGCGACCCGGTCCCGGTCGACGCCGACTGCCCGTACTGCGAGGGGTCGCTCGCGGCGCTGTTCGACGAGGAGTACGTCCGCGTCGCCTGTGCCGACTGCGACCGGAACGTCATCAGTCTGTTCGTCCCGCCGGGCGCGTTCGAGGACCACCCCCGCGAGGAGTGGCCCGCCGTCGCCGAGCGCTGGACCCGCCGGACGTTCGAGAACTACCAGCACGGGTTCTGCGGAATCTGTCACGGTCCCGTCGACCCGCACCTGGAGCTGGACCCGCCCGACGTACACGACGTGTACGACGCCGGTGTCCGGTACGCTTGCGGGCGGTGCGGCGACGATATGTTCGCCA
Above is a genomic segment from Halosimplex halophilum containing:
- a CDS encoding undecaprenyl-diphosphate phosphatase, with amino-acid sequence MDPRATLLALLVGLVQGVLEWLPVSSEGGVALVVALLTGESAFDATQFALFLHAGTAVAALAFYPEEAAGVLESVPAWRPRDAFGADRADLTFYGVATLVSGVVGLSIYAALSEAATELAGGAFVAAVGVLLVGTGLIQRAADRWGLGERETPGAADAVLVGVCQGLALLPGVSRSGTTVSALLLRGHEGERALQLSFLLSIPASLGAGLLVVLDEGVPTIPVPQAVLALAVSAVVGYLTVGALVALVRRVAFWGVCVGFGALAVAGGGLLVLAEHGWLAGVQDWLLAAV
- a CDS encoding type II toxin-antitoxin system PemK/MazF family toxin is translated as MAGTHVRRGDIVVVDLDPTRGSEQRGTRPCLVVQNDVGNENAPTTVVVPFTTSFGDQLYPFEVLVPAEECALREDSVALCSQIRTVSIEERVTEVIGSIPDERLDEVDRALEYSLGLRDV
- a CDS encoding IclR family transcriptional regulator, producing MDTDRVSATATSLEILESLRRQGSAGVTAIAEDIGGSKANVHKHLATLEDARFVRSTDGQYELGHRFLGFAVAGKQREPVYIEGLNNLAKLADVTGATAILVVREGLEAVYLHTVTPVGRVGTDPLEGRRGPLTEIPGGLAILSCYSPEQRRSLVEEAVGETDRVEPILDRLRTAAQESVLVERAEPAGRPEEIVAPVTGPDGDPAGAVGLEQPTTSDESERVEADLRKLVRNTAGTISNRLSLTQ
- a CDS encoding AbrB/MazE/SpoVT family DNA-binding domain-containing protein, whose translation is MSNEEERTVGERGQVTLPKGIRERLGIEGGDEVVVREDEGKVVIEKPVTREELAAGYRATAERAREIAEKMEHTSSEADEYLGDAPDW
- a CDS encoding extracellular solute-binding protein, coding for MVDSDSTETESRGTSISRRRMVKAIGATGAAGLAGCSGGGGGDGGDGGDGTATPMGTSGDDIGGTVTVFSGPQFVDAGFPEVLHEAGVPDSITIEMTRPPQDTGSKQQQLRTAINAEESDPDLVLTDNGWTIPFIVRGDLVNLEEEMDDEFISRVREEGVQSMINTGTHPETGDLYSVPVFPDFPTITYRKDLLREAGYGDSDFDTWRGDPPTWGTFSQIVSEAVDGADVDYGHLWQGNNYAGLACCTFNEFLTSMGGAFFGGRDNLFGPIGDRPVTLDSEKSIDGIEAAVDIIHGTGSAPMDIEGVSPVEVAGWSEPDTKSLFEDGSAVTQRNWTYSIGGAVTAFEGTDMELGVMPLPRGPNGSWHAQGGWIMSMNPYTDNMASAKEVIKAWWEDSVLKYQFDTANFMPPKPELYSYVEQSDTYGPYFEALQYSTENLIPRPTTSVWPNQRSIVAEEVNAALRQEQTPQEAATAMQEQIAAIEEQSG
- a CDS encoding TrmB family transcriptional regulator; protein product: MDDLDELEGVLADAGFSGYEAEAYLGLLQLRDASVAELASVCSVPRSRLYDVLRDLEDEGYVETYERESLRGRIANVSAAAEELRDRATELEDGADRLEAVWERPRFEQTDISVFQTHAATVREATARIDAAEHTVHLCVTPDELLELADPLRDAIDRDVVIRIAVQTGETGADTDLPHLFPDVAFEVRQCEAAAHFIALVDGSFAALAVDNEWDGQYGLVVDDNTLGSILHWYYQIQLWEPWDTLYSASMGTPTTFVSIRELIREIESVRTDDETVTVRVEGVDTESREAVEIEGEVVDVIYTDIYEDRDVTFAQQFIQAALRVRSGDEEYTIGGYGAVLEDIRAIQMTITDIK
- a CDS encoding tRNA pseudouridine(54/55) synthase Pus10; translation: MTDDARPTDDVLDLARRAVETGPLCDPCLGRLFAERSFGLTNRERGRSLRVAVALADDRPVADLEPDESCWVCEGESTEERVQEWAERAAYAVDDYDFETFQVGTRVPPLFEENDALLREDLGLADDTGEALKAELNREVGKRFGRETGAEVEFGRPDVQITLNLGDDTVDAQVNSAFVYGRYRKLERDIPQTKWPCNDCNGTGLIRGEICEGCDGSGYRYDESVEQLTAPVVLEAMDGESATFHGAGREDVDALMLEGGRPFVIEIDEPRERTVDAATLQPEINEFADGKVEVTDLRQATHEMVERVKELDASKTYRMEIEFGEAVDPTDFEAALDELDGVTVEQRTPQRVDHRRADIERTRDVYDIEGELEDDRHATVELHGEGGLYVKELVSSDEGRTEPSLAGLLGVDAEVTALDVLDVQGEDEPFAKEEFFRDRNAN
- a CDS encoding type IV pilin: MSRLDRRDRGLSPVIGGALLVAIVVVLAVVAGGVVLGLTEEREPAPEVRLSLESTGDLRGEHALVHDHGEALDGDDVRLRGVANDEALAGADFAAADSRRVYATDETVEVVWFGDHDTSYVLREFTVDADATVPPPDEGCDWVDTETSGGTDDAKVDGIVVACDVETDKVIELQNGGAVVGDAVSHAKLLDLDDSRVYGDVTVEKDANVQDGTVGGSVRARTETAKVDGATVGGAVRAEKTVEVIDGGSVGGDAESDEKSVKVLDSSVDGSVTADEGVKLDGATVGGDVYVDPSGFDCTDSTVDGRDCSEYSPTDPDA
- a CDS encoding winged helix-turn-helix domain-containing protein; translation: MADGGDSGAESEPGGDDAESEPGGDEPEGGIVERVSAEGAFELLGNETRLATVRALFEADDPLSFSALRDAVGVRDSGQFNYHLDKLRGSFVRETDGGYALTAAGAYVVGSVLAGQYTKTVTGDPVPVDADCPYCEGSLAALFDEEYVRVACADCDRNVISLFVPPGAFEDHPREEWPAVAERWTRRTFENYQHGFCGICHGPVDPHLELDPPDVHDVYDAGVRYACGRCGDDMFANVEATVLSHPSVVAFYYERGIDVAETPIWAFDWAVQPTASVVAEDPPRVEVPVEHEGDRLVLTLDEHADVVEERRA